The Inquilinus sp. Marseille-Q2685 genome includes a window with the following:
- a CDS encoding sialidase family protein gives MDHRLMAVLLAALFLFVPGLGHAQLSWKPGNPGGGGAFNSPVVTSEGYWAVGSDLGGVYLSKDAGATWSAVGSAQGLTATHIASLAAHPAGKLLVGTDGGLFVGNSNGTGFSRRYATGYIAAIAVSADPNIVYAAVHPQWDSLSPYIIRSNDAGQTWSATGSNLPANLRITGLRTHPVDPDGVWAVSGRGRFPDTPESQVVYQAHFSMDGGATFARMDPQQGKLVDIAYGLDPQNLNLMYATVAATGNAPRVYKSLETGFSWTLLASGTQAPSGIILADATNAGHVRIVGLDDQALRPAGTYGSFLWESSNGGTSWTRYTLSVSGGWSQADEVWGMGFSYQGLGQTIGYKSSTPNTVLWTNNQFLYASSNGGKAWSDSVSTAVSGRWRSRGIDNVVPVVVEQSAADANVVYAGYMDLGLWRSDDGGLGWTSLNTAAYTGGWAGKGGNSLSVAADPSRANVVWAQLGGNLENCGTPCDEPMYLLKSTDKGVTWQNITQGLPSPIRRLEGLTVAPDSTVTYRWVYAAVNGDVYLSEDDGVSWAQVLDCPNDDCFRIYYTATNGVLALSAGAVYRSWQGGSAGTWSQLALPAAMTSGWTPGSHWLHDVWTYSGPMDLASRGGNIWIAVKGSGKGLYRSADYGQSWTRVRADDQARTVTVNASTGRVYFGSSSAVHAGGYATTSQGVVTSADGATGWTAQNQGLAFPFALFARVAANGALWLVSPGQGVMKWR, from the coding sequence GTGGACCATCGACTCATGGCCGTCCTGCTGGCGGCGCTGTTCCTGTTCGTGCCGGGCCTCGGCCACGCGCAGCTGAGCTGGAAGCCCGGCAACCCCGGCGGCGGCGGCGCGTTCAATTCGCCGGTCGTGACCAGCGAAGGATACTGGGCCGTCGGCTCGGACCTCGGCGGCGTCTATCTCAGCAAGGATGCCGGCGCCACCTGGTCCGCGGTGGGATCGGCCCAGGGGCTGACCGCCACCCATATCGCGTCGCTGGCCGCCCATCCCGCCGGCAAGCTGCTGGTCGGCACCGATGGCGGGCTGTTCGTCGGCAACAGCAACGGCACAGGCTTCAGCCGGAGATACGCCACCGGCTACATCGCCGCCATCGCCGTGTCGGCCGATCCCAACATCGTCTACGCCGCGGTGCATCCGCAATGGGACAGCCTGAGCCCCTATATCATCCGCTCCAACGACGCCGGCCAGACCTGGAGCGCGACCGGGTCCAACCTGCCCGCCAATCTGCGCATCACCGGGCTGCGCACCCATCCGGTGGATCCCGACGGCGTCTGGGCGGTCAGCGGCCGGGGGCGCTTCCCGGACACCCCTGAAAGCCAGGTGGTCTACCAGGCCCATTTCTCCATGGATGGCGGCGCGACCTTCGCCCGGATGGACCCCCAGCAGGGCAAGCTGGTCGACATCGCCTACGGGCTGGACCCGCAGAACCTGAACCTGATGTATGCGACCGTCGCCGCGACCGGCAACGCGCCGCGGGTCTACAAATCGCTGGAGACCGGCTTTTCCTGGACGCTGCTCGCCTCCGGCACCCAGGCGCCGTCCGGCATCATCCTGGCCGACGCGACCAATGCCGGCCATGTCAGGATCGTCGGCCTCGACGACCAGGCCCTGCGCCCCGCCGGCACCTATGGCAGCTTCCTGTGGGAAAGCAGCAACGGCGGGACGAGCTGGACCAGATACACGCTGAGCGTCAGCGGCGGCTGGTCCCAGGCCGACGAGGTCTGGGGCATGGGCTTCAGCTACCAGGGGCTGGGCCAGACCATCGGGTACAAGTCGTCGACCCCGAACACCGTGCTGTGGACCAACAACCAGTTCCTCTACGCCAGCAGCAACGGCGGCAAGGCCTGGAGCGACAGCGTCTCCACCGCAGTCAGCGGCAGGTGGCGGTCGCGCGGCATCGACAACGTGGTGCCGGTCGTGGTCGAGCAGAGCGCGGCGGACGCCAATGTGGTCTATGCCGGCTACATGGATCTCGGCCTGTGGCGCTCCGACGACGGCGGCCTGGGCTGGACCAGCCTGAACACCGCGGCCTACACCGGCGGCTGGGCCGGCAAGGGCGGCAACAGCCTGAGCGTGGCCGCGGATCCCAGCCGCGCCAATGTGGTGTGGGCCCAGCTGGGCGGCAATCTCGAGAATTGCGGCACGCCCTGCGACGAGCCGATGTACCTGCTGAAGAGCACGGACAAGGGCGTAACCTGGCAGAACATCACCCAGGGCCTGCCCAGCCCGATCCGGCGCCTGGAGGGGCTGACCGTGGCGCCCGACAGCACGGTCACCTATCGCTGGGTGTACGCCGCCGTGAACGGCGACGTGTATCTGAGCGAGGATGACGGCGTCTCCTGGGCGCAGGTGCTGGACTGCCCGAACGACGACTGCTTCCGGATCTACTACACGGCGACCAACGGCGTGCTCGCCCTGTCGGCCGGCGCCGTCTACCGCTCCTGGCAGGGCGGCAGCGCCGGCACCTGGAGCCAGCTGGCCCTGCCCGCCGCCATGACCAGCGGCTGGACCCCGGGATCGCACTGGCTGCACGACGTCTGGACCTACAGCGGCCCGATGGACCTGGCCAGCCGGGGCGGCAACATCTGGATCGCGGTCAAGGGCAGCGGCAAGGGCCTGTACCGGTCGGCGGATTACGGCCAGAGCTGGACCCGCGTGCGGGCCGACGACCAGGCCCGGACCGTGACGGTCAATGCGAGCACCGGCCGCGTCTATTTCGGCAGCTCCAGCGCCGTCCATGCCGGCGGCTATGCCACCACCAGCCAGGGCGTGGTCACCAGCGCGGACGGCGCGACCGGCTGGACGGCGCAGAACCAAGGCCTGGCGTTCCCCTTCGCGCTGTTCGCCAGGGTCGCGGCCAACGGCGCGCTGTGGCTGGTCTCGCCCGGGCAGGGCGTGATGAAGTGGCGGTGA
- a CDS encoding ABC transporter permease, protein MNLHAIRAIYLSEMARTGRTLMQSILSPVISTSLYFVVFGSALGSRIEEIHGVSYGAFIVPGLIMLSLLTQSISNASIGIYFPKFIGTIYELLSAPVSYLEIVVAYVGAAATKSIILGAIILATAGLFVPLQVVHPFWMLLFLVLTAVTFSLFGFIIGIWADGFEKLQVIPLLIITPLTFLGGSFYSIAMLPPFWQTVALFNPVVYLISGFRWSFYGVADVSVAVSLGMTLAFLAVCLAAVAWIFKTGYRLKS, encoded by the coding sequence ATGAACCTCCACGCGATCCGCGCGATCTACCTGTCCGAGATGGCGCGCACCGGGCGCACCCTGATGCAGAGCATCCTGTCGCCGGTGATCTCGACCTCGCTGTACTTCGTCGTCTTCGGCTCGGCCCTCGGCTCGCGTATCGAGGAGATCCACGGGGTCAGCTACGGCGCCTTCATCGTGCCCGGGCTGATCATGCTGTCGCTGCTGACCCAGAGCATCTCCAACGCCTCGATCGGCATCTACTTCCCGAAATTCATCGGCACGATCTACGAGCTGCTGTCGGCGCCGGTCTCCTATCTCGAGATCGTCGTCGCCTATGTCGGGGCGGCGGCCACCAAATCGATCATCCTCGGCGCCATCATCCTGGCCACGGCCGGGCTGTTCGTGCCGCTGCAGGTGGTCCACCCCTTCTGGATGCTGCTGTTCCTGGTGCTGACGGCCGTCACCTTCAGCCTGTTCGGCTTCATCATCGGCATCTGGGCCGACGGCTTCGAGAAGCTGCAGGTGATCCCGCTCCTGATCATCACGCCGCTGACCTTCCTGGGCGGCAGCTTCTACTCGATCGCCATGCTGCCGCCCTTCTGGCAGACCGTGGCCCTGTTCAACCCGGTGGTCTACCTGATCAGCGGCTTCCGCTGGAGCTTCTACGGGGTCGCCGACGTGAGCGTCGCCGTCAGCCTGGGCATGACCCTGGCCTTCCTGGCGGTTTGCCTGGCCGCCGTCGCCTGGATCTTCAAGACCGGGTATCGGCTGAAGTCCTAG
- a CDS encoding DUF3311 domain-containing protein, translated as MPERSRRPVLWLLLLPYIGLLWVPFYNAREPEILGFPFFYWYQFAWVPLTALIIWVAYRSVRHDD; from the coding sequence ATGCCTGAGCGTTCACGGCGGCCCGTGCTGTGGCTGCTGCTCCTGCCCTATATCGGGCTCCTGTGGGTGCCGTTCTACAATGCGCGGGAGCCGGAGATCCTGGGCTTCCCGTTCTTCTATTGGTATCAGTTCGCCTGGGTGCCGCTGACCGCGCTGATCATCTGGGTCGCGTATCGGAGCGTGCGCCATGACGACTGA
- a CDS encoding ABC transporter ATP-binding protein has protein sequence MVAAMPPIITVSNLSKTYASGFQALKSVDLEIRRGEIFALLGPNGAGKTTLINIVCGIVRASGGTVTVDGHDIVAGYRAARSRIGLVPQELTTDTFTTVQATAAFSRGLFGKPADPAHIERVLKDLSLWEKKDSKIMTLSGGMKRRVLIAKALAHEPQILFLDEPTAGVDVELRQDMWRLVRRLRDQGVTIILTTHYIDEAEEMADRIGVIRKGEIILVEDKAELMRKLGKKQLTLQLQAPLERLPEALAAHHLSLSADHTELVYTYDTQGERTGITAVLQALSEAGIRFRDLRTSQSSLEEIFVRLVSERP, from the coding sequence ATGGTCGCGGCCATGCCGCCGATCATCACCGTCTCGAACCTGTCGAAGACCTATGCCTCCGGCTTCCAGGCGCTGAAGAGCGTCGACCTGGAGATCCGGCGCGGCGAGATCTTCGCCCTGCTCGGCCCCAACGGCGCCGGCAAGACCACGCTGATCAACATCGTCTGCGGCATCGTCCGCGCCAGCGGCGGGACCGTGACCGTGGACGGCCACGACATCGTCGCCGGCTACCGCGCCGCCCGGTCCCGCATCGGGCTGGTGCCGCAGGAGCTGACCACCGACACCTTCACCACGGTCCAGGCGACCGCCGCCTTCAGCCGCGGGCTGTTCGGCAAGCCGGCCGACCCGGCCCATATCGAGAGGGTGCTGAAGGACCTCTCGCTGTGGGAGAAGAAGGACAGCAAGATCATGACGCTGTCCGGCGGCATGAAGCGGCGGGTGCTGATCGCCAAGGCGCTGGCGCATGAGCCGCAGATCCTGTTCCTGGACGAGCCCACGGCGGGGGTGGATGTCGAGCTGCGGCAGGACATGTGGCGGCTGGTCCGCAGGCTGCGGGACCAGGGCGTGACCATCATCCTGACCACCCATTACATCGACGAGGCCGAGGAGATGGCCGACCGGATCGGGGTGATCCGCAAGGGCGAGATCATCCTGGTCGAGGACAAGGCCGAGCTGATGCGCAAGCTGGGCAAGAAGCAGCTGACGCTGCAGCTGCAGGCCCCGCTGGAGCGCCTGCCCGAGGCCCTGGCCGCGCATCATCTGTCGCTGTCGGCCGACCACACCGAGCTGGTCTACACCTACGACACCCAGGGCGAGCGGACCGGCATCACCGCGGTGCTGCAGGCCCTGTCCGAGGCCGGCATCCGGTTCAGGGACCTCCGCACGAGCCAGAGCTCGCTGGAGGAGATCTTCGTCAGGCTGGTGAGCGAACGGCCATGA